The following proteins come from a genomic window of Sorex araneus isolate mSorAra2 chromosome 1, mSorAra2.pri, whole genome shotgun sequence:
- the TPD52L3 gene encoding tumor protein D55, with protein sequence MDPPSLEQHPTGQEPDRAPSGQESNPAGLDFNSASQDLVTTSYDFDSFYQELDLDSLNEDLAQSLPGALTQNPADVFESHPTAGQEVLTEAQQKELKAELTKLEAEIVALRCRLAAKERRCVELKKQLGHTALVGLKQNLSKSWQDVQVSNAYVKQKTSAALSLMGTAICRKLGDMKKSATYRSFEGLMGTFKSRVTGGREFGNDCLSSAGRGNDPLPPSGNGNDATPGRGDNQPPQNKDDLLPCLDPE encoded by the coding sequence ATGGACCCACCCAGCCTAGAGCAGCATCCCACAGGGCAAGAGCCTGACCGTGCACCCTCTGGGCAAGAGTCCAACCCCGCAGGCTTAGACTTCAACTCTGCTAGCCAAGATCTTGTCACCACCAGTTATGACTTCGACTCTTTCTACCAAGAATTGGACCTGGACTCGCTCAACGAAGATCTGGCCCAGTCACTGCCAGGTGCCCTGACCCAGAATCCTGCTGACGTCTTTGAATCCCACCCAACAGCCGGACAAGAGGTACTCACCGAAGCCCAGCAAAAGGAACTCAAAGCAGAGCTCACTAAATTGGAGGCGGAAATTGTAGCCCTGCGCTGCAGGTTGGCAGCTAAGGAGAGACGGTGCGTGGAGCTCAAGAAGCAGCTGGGCCACACGGCTTTGGTGGGGCTGAAACAGAATCTGTCCAAGAGCTGGCAAGACGTTCAGGTGTCCAACGCCTACGTGAAACAAAAAACGTCAGCTGCCCTGTCCTTGATGGGCACTGCCATCTGCAGAAAACTTGGAGACATGAAGAAGTCAGCCACGTATAGATCTTTCGAAGGTTTGATGGGGACATTCAAGTCCAGGGTCACAGGTGGCAGAGAGTTTGGCAATGACTGCCTTTCTTCTGCAGGGAGGGGAAATGACCCTCTCCCGCCTTCAGGGAATGGGAATGATGCCACCCCAGGCAGAGGAGATAATCAGCCTCCGCAGAACAAGGATGACCTCCTCCCCTGTCTGGATCCCGAATGA